One window from the genome of Elaeis guineensis isolate ETL-2024a chromosome 5, EG11, whole genome shotgun sequence encodes:
- the LOC105045928 gene encoding protein LURP-one-related 15, whose translation MAAMPSAAPLVSPVAVVGPQFCAPYPVDLTVTKKAISLSDGDFAVTDVNGTVVFKVKGTVFSIRDHRVLLDSAGNPLVSMQQKILSAHRRWQVYRGESSDSKDLLFSVKKSSLIQFKTELDVFLAANTSEQACDFKIKGSYFERSCTVSLGESNTIIAQMSRQYTVKNLVLGKDTFGVTVYPYVDHAFVVALIVILDEINKDRDGGD comes from the exons ATGGCGGCGATGCCAAGCGCGGCGCCGTTAGTCAGCCCGGTGGCGGTGGTGGGCCCGCAGTTTTGCGCGCCGTACCCGGTGGATCTCACCGTCACGAAGAAGGCCATCAGCCTGTCGGACGGCGACTTCGCCGTCACGGACGTGAACGGAACCGTGGTGTTCAAGGTGAAGGGCACTGTTTTCAGCATCAGGGACCACCGTGTCCTCCTCGACTCCGCCGGCAATCCCCTCGTCTCTATGCAGCAGAAG ATACTGAGTGCACACAGAAGATGGCAAGTCTATAGGGGAGAGAGCTCCGACTCAAAAGACCTACTATTCAGCGTCAAGAAGTCATCGCTCATCCAATTCAAAACCGAGCTCGATGTGTTCTTGGCTGCTAACACCAGTGAGCAAGCTTGTGACTTCAAGATCAAAGGGAGCTATTTTGAGAGATCATGCACCGTTTCTCTTGGGGAGTCTAATACCATCATAGCCCAA ATGAGTCGGCAGTATACGGTTAAAAACTTAGTTCTTGGGAAGGACACGTTTGGGGTGACCGTCTATCCATACGTGGACCATGCCTTCGTCGTGGCTCTCATCGTGATTCTTGATGAGATTAATAAAGACAGAGATGGCGGAGATTGA